A stretch of DNA from Anopheles nili chromosome 2, idAnoNiliSN_F5_01, whole genome shotgun sequence:
AGTTCGTCATGCACCACAAATACAGACGGGCAATGCAATGTTGCAACCTCTGGCAGTCGTTGAGTCCTTGCACATCAGAGAAAATGTTGAGGTCGTCAGCATTCAACAGCTTCGAAGCGTCATTTTGTAGctgattttctttctctctttccttttttcacctCCGAAATCATGTAGCAAATTCTCTTTCGCGGCTAAATAATCCGAAATTATGTAAAAGGTACGTGCTGAGATGTGGCATAAAGCCTTTATGTTTATGCTTTACATGCTTACGTCATAATGTTAATCAATAAGTGGTCCAGCAATTGCTTACACCTTTGCGAAGGTTGAAATTGTTTTGTAACGAAacgattatttgttttatgttcaGAAATATAATATCTCTATACGAGCATCGAGGTAATgtatagaaatcacatttacacGTTCTTAAATCTACTCTATAAAgtcaaaaaatattattgcgGAAAAATATAAGAGAAAATTGAAAGAGCCAATCGAACACAaatcattttttatgcttGGAAAACACTCGCCTCACGCACTgtattttcctcctttttcctCGCGTCCAGCAATGTTGTGGTCCAGCATGTTTTCCATCAGTCGATTCGTGATTTATGTAGTTGTCCGTAATACGTGGATGCGTAGAACTTCTTAACGTACAGGTCGcttgaaaatatttcacaaagATGCGCCGTCGATCTGTTTTGGTAGCTCCGCATCATTTAAGGCATTGTGGATGTGCGCATTATCTTCTCATCCTCCACCGGGGCCTATGCGACGGCATGTGCTCCACCTTCCGTGTTCCACCAGATGTACGTTCCACCTTCCGTGTTTGGGGCCATCTAACGACGTTAAGCACGAAGAGCGATATCTTATGGATGAGTTTTCAGTTCGATTCCTGGTAGACTTGAAAACGGGAATCGCTGTTGACTAATGTACGTCCGTCGTTTTCTCATCAGTACCAAGCGTACACAACGGCGCTATTTGCACCCCGAAAATCTGCTCGAATAACGGTTTCCGTAATGCCCCTAAATGtagtctcgttttttttcgactaTACACTCCATTCTCTTCCGAAATTCCGAAAAATCTCGaaatttttgctccactcaCGGAGTATCTCTCCTTCGATCTTGGAACTTGACATCGAATCATTGGTAAACCATCCGCTTGGAAATGCCACGTGCAACGGGACTGCCCGTTCGAGCTATCCGTCTTCTCCGGACACCTAAGAACGGAGAATATCACTCGTAGTTACACACCTACTTGCCACTACTCAGGTCCGTGATCGCTTCAATTACAACCGTGCATGATCCATGATGCAATCACATCGAAAGTTTTATCATGCTCATCCTTCATGGTTCTGGGAACGGCGGTGGCTTTTACATCTGACGAAGGTGTCAAGCACGTTCCCGGTACCATCTTTACTATATTAAAGCtaaaactttccatttcccttGATTCCGATAATCCGACGATCCGACATCAAAGTTCTGATTCGTTTTCCACCTCTGTACATTTTTCAAAGTCCTTTAATCCATTATCGACTCTAGTGTTTGTAACATCATCAATTGATTACTGTGCATTGCGATGCTTTGATCTCTGCTCTGTGAGCTGTTCGATTTATTTCTCTCCTTCTGCATTTGCAGCCCCcagctcaactcattccactCTTCTATAccattattttctttctttcgctatTCCTCATTACCATAGATTAAGATAGTTTGAGTTAATTGGGCTTGTGTAGTTTGCCTAAAACCAGTGTCtcagcccaaaaaaaaactgttcggGGCTTTTGGTATCATATgtatttttcgtttgaaataATAGCTCAATAACTGGTGTATGGTCAAAGGTCTGCCTTGCTAGCTAAGCTAAGGCTTCCTGTGATCTGACATTTTCACGAAGCTTGATAGTCAATCCTGTGCACAGAGAGGTTCTGTGGAGATTCAAACCCCATGCTATCGTGATTTTATGCCACACGCTTACGCTTCAGCTATCGAGACCTCCATCTGTAGTTCCGTTTATCATATTTggtcctttttattttcataatcaatttaaataaatttttgattattaaattgaaataaatccaCTTAATTGAGCAAAACGTTATTGACACACGATACAGCCATATCCgttatactaaaaaaaactagtaTAAAGTTGTATAAATGATCAGTCAAAACAACataaatcaaagaaaaaatatataaattcaCTGAGTGATGTAAATTATAAAGTTTTATCAATATTTTGCCTAATTGTTTAGGAACGAACAAATCAGACAACCGGTGATATAAATACTTGGGACCTGTaaatacttaaaaaaatcgttcatTATCTTAATAAAATCGTTCGTAATCCTGTATTTGTGATAGGTatatgtttattatttcatttcaaagcCGCCATTTTTGCAGACTATTGTGTTGTTTCATTAAAGCTCAGTATATAATACAGTATGccttaataaataaaattatactaTGCCTTTCTTAAATATTacattaaaacataaatcgaCTAAGAAACACCTTGAgctgcattaaaaaaaattaaagcgTTAGCTGTCACTTTTACACAATTGCCACAATACGCCTAACGCCTTCATTTACCCTGTCTTGACACCTTTAAAAATAATAGGAAAAAAACTATTTACAATGAATTTCTTTGAAGACACTTTTGTGATAAGCCACAAGCATTATAGTTGTAATATGTAATATAACGTGcatcaacatttttttcaatcaaaaggATCAAAAATGTTGCTCATGTCGTAAACATACTAGACAGATTAATCTCTGTAAGATCTTTAACTTTCAGCAACTGCCGCCCCCAGAAGGCTGTTTTATCTGTGTAACTTCCAATCAAACTTGCGTTAGTAATCATAATTGACTAATTAATTGTTCGTGGACTTTATTACAATATTTTATAGCGACAAAAATAAGCACACGTCCtccaaaaataatattattaaaatattgtATTCGATTCTCAACAAATTTACGATATCTGTTTATCTTGCAAGCAACAATGGATACAAATTTTACGAGCTTTAGGCTTGCCATACTGTATTATGTTTACTGTTTTACTGTTTATAAAATGActtaaaatgttttattagtGCGCATAAAATGAAAGTAAAGCAGACTAATGAAAATATCTATGCAAAACTTTGCTGCCTTTAATATTGGTTTCGTCATTCACTTAACGGAATGAATGTGTTTTGATATCTATACTACTTTAAagaaagatgcaaaaaaatcaTGTCTTTTATTTATCATGCACAACATGTGCTCGTTATTGTTTCATAACATGTGTTTTTCTTAGCTCGTCTAAAATTGCtcattttcaaaaattatatACTTTtataaaatcattttccaaaaaaaaaataatgtttcatGTATTGATCTATTGATGCCAATTTCTTTTTATAAAACTCTGGTCGCAAAAAGAGCATAAACATCCTTAATCTTTTCTAATTTCTATTTTGCTCTTCATTGTTGCAAGGGCTTGTTTGATTAGTTAAGTTCTTATTCCTAAAaggcttattttttgttatactTAAACGTTGATGTAGAAAAGGATTAGAATTTAATTTCGTCTCCTTTATTATATAATATAACGCAATAAATACATAGcatattaataataaatattgaaataaaaatagaacaaaagcGCGGACAGATTTATAAAGACGCAAAGTAAACATTATTGATACTTTCTTAAAATGGACACATTAGccattttgaaagcaaaatacTATAGGTATGCATATGTGATTGAGTATTAAAACGATTTTGTTTGTATGGAAATTGTGCGTGGTATGTCAGAACTTTGGATTCAAATCTTTATTCAATTCATTTTTCGTacgctcttttttctttggatACTTGAAACTCtaaataatgaagaaaaaatataaaaagttTGGAAACGGGACATCAACACCTTTAACAAATCCCTTCGAAATGCTTGAATAGCTAATCaaaattttcttctcttcttcaaTAATGTCGATTAATTAAACTTTGCAATGTTCTACTTCTGTGTGTTGTTTCATCGGCCTATCAATATTCAGTGTATAGCAATAGGCACACGGTATATCTTATTTAATCTCAACTATTTGAATCTATTTCAATATCCATAGGGATATCATCCTGcattattattaattaatGTTTCTCGCTTGTTTCTGTTCGATGGTTTTTGATTCAGTTGTCTTATATTCTTTaataatacacacacacagtgtgTTAATACACACTTGATTATGGTGATTTTCAATTAAAGGTCCCACCAAAATCGTGTTACtttcacaaaataaaacaacgacaGGAATAATTTCTCAAGTTCGCTACTATTCGCTAGTCACTTCCCTACtagagtaaaataaataaataatacatcAACATTCGTGAAAATGTTCAACTTCTTGGTTGGTCGTTTGTCTTGCTAATCACTGTGTTGTTTTGATGCGTTCAAAAAATCAACGATAATTGTTATCaattacaaataaaaatattatataaacaaaaagtttgaaaaaaaattgtaaaaatttgGTATTTAATatagtttatatttttttctgttacaaaatcaaattttatttaaaattgataaaaaactTCCGCAGGTGAAAGGATTCGTTAGCAAAAATAGAGCATGTTGCTACTTAACTATCTTTGATGTTAAACGTTAAGGTGAGGCCATCAGGAgctttattaaaattttaaattaaacttgATTCAGAAAAACTGAATATGAGATGAATAGTCGCAGTTACGCATCTAtaaaaagtgagctttcgttttttttaattttatcgttTAAACGAATCACTCATGGGAATAGTTTTGAGATGGTGTGTCCCGAATGGTCGTAGCAAACGTTCACTATGAACAACGTGCAAAATACCGGGAGAATCCACAGTGTCTACACTATTCTCCTTGTCTATCCATTTACGTTGTTGATGTCTTCGAatacaccagcagcaccatccAATCATTATTAAAACCAACGAGCCGATGGCCCCACTTGCTATGCTAGCTGTTTCAAGCATTACTCTCGGTCGTGTGGCTgttaataatgaaaaaaattcattCGATTATAAATAAGGGTATAGGTGTCTACAAATCTATttacataaattattcatataATAACCACAAAAATACTTACGCAAATATGAACCATCCAAATCCTTATATTCACATCGGGGTCCCATATATCCATCAGCGCACCTGCAAATTTAATGTTACATGTATTTCATACATCCATTAAAATTTTCTAAACATTATCTCTGAACTTACTCGCAGTTATACAGCAACGAATCTCCAATCTTAACAGTAAAACAGGTAGCATCATTCAGACAATACCAGGCAGCATAGGCTGGAGGGCATTTATACGTATGGAACGTTATATTTGGCCTAGGTGTGGAGCTTGGTGGTCGAGGCTTTGGTGTAGTGCGACTCGAACACGCGTCTGTAAGTTGattaacataaaaaagaaaaaatatatcaaacaaTAATAACACAAGTAATTGATTGCATTGAATACTAAAATTAAGAATCAATTATTGTGTAAAAAtagcatttttaattttacaataGTATTTTACAGGCATACAAATTATACTGGTCATAAATAGGCGGCGAATATATCCATATAATCAAAATttctaataaaaataatcttcGAATTACTTATGTCTTAATACATTATCTTCGATAGTCTCGTCTCTACCTCTATTATTATCTGATTATTTGAACTTTGTATTTCTGTTAATACACCCTATTATCTTTCTTTATAATTCTCCTATAATTTCTACACAATCATTTTCCCAATTGCgtaatattttccaaccaaatCCTAACCagataaaatatatgtaaTTTCTTAGATATAAAACAACttatttttgattgattccCATCTAGCCTCGAATGTCAAAAACGTATTTCCCCTTCCAGAATTTGTAAGAGGAGCCGCCTTATGGTAGGGAATAAGTTTAAGAAAAGTTTTCTATATAGCTGTAGCTCAAATTCCATAGCTTGACTCAatgctaaataaataaatattagtaACAGAAGATATTGTAACGAAAAATACATTGATACTAATTAGATGAACAATATTAACAAGATAAAACATATTCTAATATCCAGACGCTAAACTAAACTGTAATTCTAGAGGTACTGGGAGCTTGAGGACGAGGCCAATCACTCTGCCTCCAGTACCCAATACACACTACGGAAAGATATAAGGAAACGCTCTATGCTTCCTGTAACGCCTCTCGACATAAAACATGGGCCAATGGATCGTACACACTCTACACAGAATTTCAGCTAGCCCCACAAGGAGTGATCATTTTCCTGCTACATCCGGCGGAACTGAACGCCGTAGGACTATGGCTGAAAGCTCAGATTATTGTCATCAAGGCTATAAGTGATAGGTCATAGTGCCGCAAGCATGATTTCAAAACCTTGCATTGGTATGGAACCAATATACCGTCAGTAAATTGGAGTAACCGAATAATAAATCCTCAGTCTACAGAGGAGGCTCAGTCAAGATTGGAAGATTTGAACAGTTCGTGTGTTTGAGCAGCACGCTAACACTTACGATGCAATGAATCTTATCTCAATAATCATGATCTATATCACATGACAGGTAAAAGTGGATAATAAACTCTCTATTAAActaagggtctgcgccagggggATACTACAGTCTGAGGATACTTCTCCATTCAAGCTAGCTGTTAcaacggctgaagctggagcTATGCCAGACATTCACAGTTTGAGTACGTCTCTGAGACTCAGCCCAAAGCTGACGAAATACTcttcttagccgcgttcgataGGGAGACGCTCAGAAAGATATTTGGCCCCAAGTCCAAGAATGAACATTGGAGGAACCGCTTTAATTTGGAGCTCTACGATAGTTGTACAATAGGCTCATCATTGTGCTATGAATTAAGCTTGCAGGTAGGCTaatcatgtcattagaatggcactgTAAGCCCCATCTCAAAAAATCCGTTCAGACTGTCCACGAAAATAAGAATCTGAATTGGAATAAAATAGAATATACACTACTCGAACTAAGAAGAATATATTAAACCACCATggagaaattaattaaatatttttaaatacacATTTCAACTGAGatagtttaatttttaatgatatttactgttattgttgttattgttatttatttcctcccaaaagccgcagagagccttatcccgggctgactcggttaaaaTGATATTTAATAACGGCGATTTCATGTTTAACAGTAATTGAGTAAAATAGATTTTTTCAAGCGAATTCTGTTCGATATGTTCCTAGCATTCATTAATATGACAATATAGAATGTAGTCGCATTGTTTACTGTTTGTATAAAAGGAAAGAACAACAAATCACCCAAAAGCTTTTTCATGAAATTCAAATCAGAAGAATATTCTGGCCACTCGAAAATCTCTCTGTTTATATGTaagaaaacacaaatattAAAAAGCAGAGCGATGTAATTCATTCTTCGATTCGCTGCGATGAAATCTTGTTTCAGTGCATTGTAATTTCAATGCACTCGTCTCACACTTCTTTAGGAACCGCgattcgaaataaaaaaaacctccccaaaccATCCATCAGTGAACCTCCACCAAAGTCTTTGCTGATCTTTACATGCAATACATTTGGTAAACTATACATTGTGTCTGGACCATCAAAAGTGAACTGCCTTGCATACGAAAAGAGAAGatttttgcattcgtttgtATGAAAGCATCTTTTTTACCTAACTATAGTTTTTAGCGAATTATGTATTATGCTTTGATCGTGATAGAATTACCTCGATTGAATCGAATCTTCGGACAACAACTTGATCCGTACGCATATTACTCAGGGGATTCGTGGCTGTAAGTTTCTCAAGTCTTACACCATCAACTGTAACGGTTCAGAACTCTTCTTTAATTAACGAAATGCACTATTGTTCGGACACTTATTGGAACAGTTGTGCTCTACAGGCATGTAGAACATACTAATAGAAAATACCTATGGCGTACAAGCACGGCGAAATACACGGCGTTTTTGCACATCATGTGCTAAGGAAAATCTTTGTTGGAATTTTAGAATATGCGCGATGGAGGAGGATAATTAACCACGAGCTTGAGGAACTGTGTGGACAACCTTATATGAAGACGGTAGCAatttgtgatttgtttttttttaaatattagtTACGTTCCAAATGTTATTCAATTTCTTTATACCTTTGCTTTAGTGACAACCATTTTCGAAATTGTTATTTAACAGTCCAACTACGGTGTATCATCGGGAAATATATTTAACGTTTTACTCTGGAATAGAGACTTGCATCGAtgcatgattttatttttatgttttcgtgaatgaaaaatgcttcACTCGAAACATTGCTGAATAACTAAAGAATATAGATTGTTCTTCACAACTTTAAAATTTAACTTCTCACTTTACAAATTCATACAAACATAAAGGATTAATAGGTTGCAATAGCattcaaaaaaatacaattgaCATGGAAATTCTATGGAAATATTAAAACATAGTTTTATGCTATTCTTATTTTGTACAGTGTAGTAAAATGTACAGGCTTAGGCATAACGGGTAAATAAAATTCCGGAGATGGGGAATGAGATCTTAGCCTTTCCATAAGGATGTTATAAATGTGAAATAAGATGCTTCATTCAAACAGGAAAGGAAAGCAATGAGCGGGATTTACCGTATGGGAAAAGTAGAGTGAGATCGATGTCATGACAAGAGAAAAATTTGTTGCGACCCACGAGGATCTGTGTAgagattttatgttttatattcAATTgaataacatatttttttaggatattatagcaaaaaaaacacataaaaaaacgagaacTCATATGTCCCAGTAAGTAATTCCATCTATATCCCATTTATGGTTTTAACGTTTCCCTGACACCGGATCAGACCATTCCACCCATATAATGCATATAATCCCACCTATATACCCATGCAATACATCTTTGCTTTTC
This window harbors:
- the LOC128724786 gene encoding uncharacterized protein LOC128724786, whose translation is MEHCKIIKNFNQTSDDINQIKLKIRDCIVTHSMKPAIGFYKFLARFSGRRRMNHQHLHELYNRSIYFFAIFLVLSSSLHKTDACSSRTTPKPRPPSSTPRPNITFHTYKCPPAYAAWYCLNDATCFTVKIGDSLLYNCECADGYMGPRCEYKDLDGSYLPTRPRVMLETASIASGAIGSLVLIMIGWCCWCIRRHQQRKWIDKENSVDTVDSPGILHVVHSERLLRPFGTHHLKTIPMSDSFKR